The following are encoded in a window of Vigna unguiculata cultivar IT97K-499-35 chromosome 8, ASM411807v1, whole genome shotgun sequence genomic DNA:
- the LOC114193822 gene encoding uncharacterized protein LOC114193822 isoform X1 produces MDSSAKLIPRKRASKNTTPVKNNRPKKNSTPKKKSTPKKKKSTPPNKTPNKTESEVASAGSAYKFDLRLEAKLSAEIDKKVYAGRRIHPFFTLWKEDNERQRRQALLARRKGKGISSSCHVFEDVQDNASPIDWGDWTFLDKTTVASFGTQGSNLSFMDGSVESLNFDNISSISKFSSASMPENVMCCPSQLSTQPDSNSKLEISSPNSVVLEKAKCLLKSEDVDVDLGLEVNENTFSGHKDIFRKQDIEPQSEFLQASMGSYYHSCEGNISLWTDKYKPKTVSEVCGNEEAMNFLRYWLHLWHKRPSQCTKSSSKECQRKPSQCRKRSSKKGQQDDTLDHAPENIDEGHVQSVLLITGPSGSGKSAAVYVCAQELGFKVVEINASSCRDGTAITDIKNKLEEPDAGKITRWLLPRSVEARPTLILVEDVDIIFPEDRGCITAIRQHFSATEKWPIIFTSNRNCGGLPKSFERLHVSFSYPLPDELLRHIEKVCVTEEVNINPLLLKKIIQSCDGDIRKTIMQLHFWCQSKKYSEDRKVGKVYGMLPFDVEACHHIIPKILPWNFPSELSQLIEKEVAKSIATMDENSYLQVLVNQELDINEKKDKVKRIKRSLADCNGFESQQSAISEFSNCSGSPVTSSSDVHEEVYKRHSLESNSDYLFKFQMNQAYLSSSFSKPVSSILERETTYDACLNETYKSFYASSLHGSISVPEAAIQSGIKPMTGPVSGSVEGSSLDNELTPTTFTFCQSSDKLPPNSYPFANPEILESSFTKAVVQNFRDGNTKTTTVSNAIDACSHIDSTSNSKSFDSSPSIPMDMVQELWRELRTCRKDLGQDDDQEQQNVIQVLKLTSGLTDLISEADLLFRDHQPKQCGMMEPSMTLFEEATKSWYDEQMMMSTVAVHGFSFYAKHISDVGSKFGYENEVDLISEMLASTTNVMALGKLSRQDQIKSTNIYDNKLLKMNDLTNDTKTSFSSVIRSMMPALSSLSVRGLALSEYISSLRQISISEGFRISHDSENTRKRRKVDRHYLSRGKLKLTPEDISLVCKGDLYRKISSQYIAKMESKSA; encoded by the exons ATGGATTCTTCGGCGAAACTCATCCCAAGAAAAAGAGCATCCAAG AATACTACACCGGTGAAGAATAACAGACCGAAGAAGAATAGCACGCCGAAGAAGAAGAGCACgccgaagaagaagaagagcaCGCCGCCGAATAAAACACCTAACAAAACTGAATCAGAAGTTGCTTCAGCAGGATCTGCTTACAAGTTTGATCTGAGGTTGGAGGCAAAGCTGTCTGCGGAG ATTGATAAGAAGGTGTACGCTGGAAGGAGAATACATCCCTTTTTTACCTTGTGGAAAGAGGATAACGAACGACAGCGGCGACAAGCTTTATTGGCTAGAAGGAAAGGAAAAGGAATTAGTAGTTCCTGTCATGTATTTGAAGATGTTCAG GATAATGCCTCACCCATCGACTGGGGTGACTGGACATTTTTGGACAAGACCACAGTTGCATCTTTTGGTACACAGGgttcaaatttatcttttatggATGGTTCGGTTGAAtccttaaattttgataacataAGTAGCATTTCGAAATTCTCAAGTGCTTCTATGCCTGAGAATGTAATGTGTTGTCCAAGCCAACTTTCTACACAGCCAGATAGTAATAGTAAGCTGGAAATATCATCCCCAAATTCAGTAGTCTTAGAGAAAGCTAAGTGTCTTTTGAAGTCAGAAGATGTCGATGTG GATCTGGGGTTGGAGGTGAATGAAAATACTTTCTCAGGACACAAGGACATTTTCAGAAAACAGGATATTGAACCGCAGAGTGAATTTCTTCAAGCAAG TATGGGGTCTTACTACCATAGTTGTGAAGGTAACATCAGCTTATGGACAGACAAGTACAAGCCAAAAACCGTCTCTGAG GTGTGTGGAAATGAAGAGGCTATGAATTTCTTGCGTTACTGGTTACATCTTTGGCATAAAAGACCTTCTCAATGCACAAAAAGTTCCTCTAAGGAATGTCAAAGAAAACCTTCTCAGTGCAGAAAAAGGTCCTCTAAGAAGGGTCAACAAGACGATACACTTGACCATGCTCCAGAAAATATAGATGAGGGTCACGTGCAGAGTGTTCTCTTGATTACAGGACCAAGTGGG AGTGGCAAGTCTGCAGCTGTCTATGTTTGTGCCCAAGAGCTAGGGTTTAAAGTTGTAGAG ATCAATGCATCAAGTTGTCGAGATGGAACTGCTATCACTGATATCAAGAATAAACTAGAAGAACCTGATGCAGGAAAAATCACAAG GTGGTTGCTTCCTCGTTCTGTTGAAGCTCGCCCAACTTTAATTCTAGTTGAGGATGTGGACATTATATTTCCTGAAGATCGTGGTTGTATCACTGCCATACGACAACACTTCTCGGCCACAGAAAAATGGCCTATTATATTCACCAGCAACA gaAATTGTGGTGGCCTACCAAAAAGTTTTGAAAGACTACATGTTTCTTTCTCATATCCATTGCCAGATGAGTTACTTCGCCATATAGAAAAG GTTTGCGTCACAGAAGAAGTCAATATCAATCCTCTCCTACTGAAAAAAATTATCCAGTCTTGTGATGGAGATATTCGGAAAACTATTATGCAACTTCACTTCTGGTGCCAAAGTAAAAAGTATAGCGAAG ACAGGAAAGTGGGAAAGGTGTATGGTATGCTTCCTTTTGATGTTGAGGCTTGTCACCACATTATACCAAAGATACTACCCTGGAATTTTCCCTCAGAGTTGTCCCAACTCATTGAGAAGGAAGTTGCTAAGTCAATAGCCACAATGGATGAAAACTCGTATTTGCAGGTGTTAGTTAACCAAGAGCTAGacataaatgaaaagaaagataAGGTGAAGAGAATCAAGAGATCTCTTGCAGACTGCAATGGGTTTGAAAGTCAACAAAGTGCTATTTCTGAATTTTCAAACTGCTCTGGATCCCCGGTAACATCCTCTTCAGACGTTCATGAGGAAGTTTACAAGAGACATTCCCTTGAAAGCAACAGTGACTATCTCTTTAAGTTTCAAATGAATCAAGCCTATCTAAGTTCATCATTTTCCAAACCGGTTAGTTCAATTTTGGAAAGAGAAACTACTTATGATGCATGCTTAAATGAAACGTATAAATCATTTTATGCATCGAGTTTACATGGATCAATATCCGTTCCTGAGGCAGCAATTCAAAGTGGAATAAAGCCAATGACTGGACCAGTGTCTGGTTCAGTAGAAGGATCTTCTCTTGATAATGAGCTGACACCGACCACTTTCACTTTTTGTCAATCCTCAGACAAATTGCCACCAAATTCTTATCCATTTGCAAATCCTGAAATTCTAGAATCTTCTTTTACAAAAGCAGTTGTGCAAAATTTCAGAGATGGGAATACAAAAACCACAACTGTGAGTAATGCCATAGATGCGTGCAGTCATATTGATTCTACATCAAACTCAAAGTCTTTTGACTCTAGTCCATCGATACCAATGGATATGGTACAAGAATTGTGGAGGGAACTTCGTACATGTCGAAAGGATTTAGGACAGGATGACGACCAAGAACAACAAAATGTTATTCAAGTTCTTAAACTTACTAGTGGGCTGACCGATCTAATTTCTGAAGCTGACTTATTGTTTCGTGATCACCAACCAAAACAATGT GGTATGATGGAGCCTTCGATGACACTTTTTGAAGAAGCCACAAAGAGTTGGTATGATGAGCAAATGATGATGTCTACAGTTGCTGTAcatggtttttctttttatgccaAACATATATCAGATGTAGGATCCAAGTTTGGTTATGAGAACGAGGTAGATCTAATCTCAGAGATGTTGGCTAGCACTACTAATGTTATGGCACTGGGAAAATTGTCTAGACAAGACCAAATAAAAAGTACCAACATATATGACAATAAGCTATTGAAGATGAATGACCTGACAAATGATACCAA AACATCTTTTTCCAGCGTGATCCGGTCCATGATGCCAGCATTATCATCCTTGTCAGTGAGAGGTCTTGCATTAAGTGAATATATATCTTCACTACGCCAAATCTCAATTTCTGAAGGTTTTCGCATTTCACATGATTCAGAAAATACGAGAAAACGAAG AAAAGTTGATCGACATTATTTGAGCAGAGGTAAATTGAAGTTGACTCCTGAAGATATATCATTGGTGTGCAAAGGTGATTTATACAGAAAGATTTCTTCACAGTACATTGCTAAAATGGAAAGCAAAAGTGCATGA
- the LOC114193822 gene encoding uncharacterized protein LOC114193822 isoform X2 yields MDSSAKLIPRKRASKNTTPVKNNRPKKNSTPKKKSTPKKKKSTPPNKTPNKTESEVASAGSAYKFDLRLEAKLSAEIDKKVYAGRRIHPFFTLWKEDNERQRRQALLARRKGKGISSSCHVFEDVQDNASPIDWGDWTFLDKTTVASFGTQGSNLSFMDGSVESLNFDNISSISKFSSASMPENVMCCPSQLSTQPDSNSKLEISSPNSVVLEKAKCLLKSEDVDVDLGLEVNENTFSGHKDIFRKQDIEPQSEFLQASMGSYYHSCEGNISLWTDKYKPKTVSEVCGNEEAMNFLRYWLHLWHKRPSQCTKSSSKECQRKPSQCRKRSSKKGQQDDTLDHAPENIDEGHVQSVLLITGPSGSGKSAAVYVCAQELGFKVVEINASSCRDGTAITDIKNKLEEPDAGKITRWLLPRSVEARPTLILVEDVDIIFPEDRGCITAIRQHFSATEKWPIIFTSNRNCGGLPKSFERLHVSFSYPLPDELLRHIEKVCVTEEVNINPLLLKKIIQSCDGDIRKTIMQLHFWCQSKKYSEDRKVGKVYGMLPFDVEACHHIIPKILPWNFPSELSQLIEKEVAKSIATMDENSYLQVLVNQELDINEKKDKVKRIKRSLADCNGFESQQSAISEFSNCSGSPVTSSSDVHEEVYKRHSLESNSDYLFKFQMNQAYLSSSFSKPVSSILERETTYDACLNETYKSFYASSLHGSISVPEAAIQSGIKPMTGPVSGSVEGSSLDNELTPTTFTFCQSSDKLPPNSYPFANPEILESSFTKAVVQNFRDGNTKTTTVSNAIDACSHIDSTSNSKSFDSSPSIPMDMVQELWRELRTCRKDLGQDDDQEQQNVIQVLKLTSGLTDLISEADLLFRDHQPKQCGMMEPSMTLFEEATKSWYDEQMMMSTVAVHGFSFYAKHISDVGSKFGYENEVDLISEMLASTTNVMALGKLSRQDQIKSTNIYDNKLLKMNDLTNDTNVIRSMMPALSSLSVRGLALSEYISSLRQISISEGFRISHDSENTRKRRKVDRHYLSRGKLKLTPEDISLVCKGDLYRKISSQYIAKMESKSA; encoded by the exons ATGGATTCTTCGGCGAAACTCATCCCAAGAAAAAGAGCATCCAAG AATACTACACCGGTGAAGAATAACAGACCGAAGAAGAATAGCACGCCGAAGAAGAAGAGCACgccgaagaagaagaagagcaCGCCGCCGAATAAAACACCTAACAAAACTGAATCAGAAGTTGCTTCAGCAGGATCTGCTTACAAGTTTGATCTGAGGTTGGAGGCAAAGCTGTCTGCGGAG ATTGATAAGAAGGTGTACGCTGGAAGGAGAATACATCCCTTTTTTACCTTGTGGAAAGAGGATAACGAACGACAGCGGCGACAAGCTTTATTGGCTAGAAGGAAAGGAAAAGGAATTAGTAGTTCCTGTCATGTATTTGAAGATGTTCAG GATAATGCCTCACCCATCGACTGGGGTGACTGGACATTTTTGGACAAGACCACAGTTGCATCTTTTGGTACACAGGgttcaaatttatcttttatggATGGTTCGGTTGAAtccttaaattttgataacataAGTAGCATTTCGAAATTCTCAAGTGCTTCTATGCCTGAGAATGTAATGTGTTGTCCAAGCCAACTTTCTACACAGCCAGATAGTAATAGTAAGCTGGAAATATCATCCCCAAATTCAGTAGTCTTAGAGAAAGCTAAGTGTCTTTTGAAGTCAGAAGATGTCGATGTG GATCTGGGGTTGGAGGTGAATGAAAATACTTTCTCAGGACACAAGGACATTTTCAGAAAACAGGATATTGAACCGCAGAGTGAATTTCTTCAAGCAAG TATGGGGTCTTACTACCATAGTTGTGAAGGTAACATCAGCTTATGGACAGACAAGTACAAGCCAAAAACCGTCTCTGAG GTGTGTGGAAATGAAGAGGCTATGAATTTCTTGCGTTACTGGTTACATCTTTGGCATAAAAGACCTTCTCAATGCACAAAAAGTTCCTCTAAGGAATGTCAAAGAAAACCTTCTCAGTGCAGAAAAAGGTCCTCTAAGAAGGGTCAACAAGACGATACACTTGACCATGCTCCAGAAAATATAGATGAGGGTCACGTGCAGAGTGTTCTCTTGATTACAGGACCAAGTGGG AGTGGCAAGTCTGCAGCTGTCTATGTTTGTGCCCAAGAGCTAGGGTTTAAAGTTGTAGAG ATCAATGCATCAAGTTGTCGAGATGGAACTGCTATCACTGATATCAAGAATAAACTAGAAGAACCTGATGCAGGAAAAATCACAAG GTGGTTGCTTCCTCGTTCTGTTGAAGCTCGCCCAACTTTAATTCTAGTTGAGGATGTGGACATTATATTTCCTGAAGATCGTGGTTGTATCACTGCCATACGACAACACTTCTCGGCCACAGAAAAATGGCCTATTATATTCACCAGCAACA gaAATTGTGGTGGCCTACCAAAAAGTTTTGAAAGACTACATGTTTCTTTCTCATATCCATTGCCAGATGAGTTACTTCGCCATATAGAAAAG GTTTGCGTCACAGAAGAAGTCAATATCAATCCTCTCCTACTGAAAAAAATTATCCAGTCTTGTGATGGAGATATTCGGAAAACTATTATGCAACTTCACTTCTGGTGCCAAAGTAAAAAGTATAGCGAAG ACAGGAAAGTGGGAAAGGTGTATGGTATGCTTCCTTTTGATGTTGAGGCTTGTCACCACATTATACCAAAGATACTACCCTGGAATTTTCCCTCAGAGTTGTCCCAACTCATTGAGAAGGAAGTTGCTAAGTCAATAGCCACAATGGATGAAAACTCGTATTTGCAGGTGTTAGTTAACCAAGAGCTAGacataaatgaaaagaaagataAGGTGAAGAGAATCAAGAGATCTCTTGCAGACTGCAATGGGTTTGAAAGTCAACAAAGTGCTATTTCTGAATTTTCAAACTGCTCTGGATCCCCGGTAACATCCTCTTCAGACGTTCATGAGGAAGTTTACAAGAGACATTCCCTTGAAAGCAACAGTGACTATCTCTTTAAGTTTCAAATGAATCAAGCCTATCTAAGTTCATCATTTTCCAAACCGGTTAGTTCAATTTTGGAAAGAGAAACTACTTATGATGCATGCTTAAATGAAACGTATAAATCATTTTATGCATCGAGTTTACATGGATCAATATCCGTTCCTGAGGCAGCAATTCAAAGTGGAATAAAGCCAATGACTGGACCAGTGTCTGGTTCAGTAGAAGGATCTTCTCTTGATAATGAGCTGACACCGACCACTTTCACTTTTTGTCAATCCTCAGACAAATTGCCACCAAATTCTTATCCATTTGCAAATCCTGAAATTCTAGAATCTTCTTTTACAAAAGCAGTTGTGCAAAATTTCAGAGATGGGAATACAAAAACCACAACTGTGAGTAATGCCATAGATGCGTGCAGTCATATTGATTCTACATCAAACTCAAAGTCTTTTGACTCTAGTCCATCGATACCAATGGATATGGTACAAGAATTGTGGAGGGAACTTCGTACATGTCGAAAGGATTTAGGACAGGATGACGACCAAGAACAACAAAATGTTATTCAAGTTCTTAAACTTACTAGTGGGCTGACCGATCTAATTTCTGAAGCTGACTTATTGTTTCGTGATCACCAACCAAAACAATGT GGTATGATGGAGCCTTCGATGACACTTTTTGAAGAAGCCACAAAGAGTTGGTATGATGAGCAAATGATGATGTCTACAGTTGCTGTAcatggtttttctttttatgccaAACATATATCAGATGTAGGATCCAAGTTTGGTTATGAGAACGAGGTAGATCTAATCTCAGAGATGTTGGCTAGCACTACTAATGTTATGGCACTGGGAAAATTGTCTAGACAAGACCAAATAAAAAGTACCAACATATATGACAATAAGCTATTGAAGATGAATGACCTGACAAATGATACCAA CGTGATCCGGTCCATGATGCCAGCATTATCATCCTTGTCAGTGAGAGGTCTTGCATTAAGTGAATATATATCTTCACTACGCCAAATCTCAATTTCTGAAGGTTTTCGCATTTCACATGATTCAGAAAATACGAGAAAACGAAG AAAAGTTGATCGACATTATTTGAGCAGAGGTAAATTGAAGTTGACTCCTGAAGATATATCATTGGTGTGCAAAGGTGATTTATACAGAAAGATTTCTTCACAGTACATTGCTAAAATGGAAAGCAAAAGTGCATGA